One window of the Nocardia huaxiensis genome contains the following:
- a CDS encoding D-alanyl-D-alanine carboxypeptidase family protein: MIIRRHASLVMAAGSAAVLTALAGILYAPLPGAALAQPPTTTTPFTTPNTDSCPQKTAPPPPVDDSEVPKPGSTTPAALPIPAAPVGGKALGGCGLVLPSGAPTVPEGISATAWMVSDLDTGKVLAAKDPHGRYRPASTIKVLLAAVALRTLDKNKTITGTQDDANVDGTRVGIGPGGKYTNLQLFQALIMASGNDAAHAIAAQLGGDEAAVAKMNDLAKRLQALDTRAATPSGLDGPGQSTSAYDLSVLFRDAMTIPLFAQLIHTEQVDFPGYPKDPAIPGDEDKPGYPIANDNHLLFNYEGAIGGKTGFTDDARQTFVAAAERNGHRLAVTLLKADVRPFRPWEQAAKLLDYGFALPSSASVGTLPDNTAKQANSTVALASPPVDSEDDQAAPTDREHKSLRVTLMVGGTILVLVLLAGARQLSRPRR, encoded by the coding sequence ATGATCATCCGCAGGCACGCATCCCTGGTCATGGCTGCCGGATCGGCGGCTGTACTCACCGCACTGGCGGGAATCCTGTACGCACCGCTACCCGGTGCGGCGCTCGCGCAACCTCCCACCACCACAACACCGTTCACGACGCCGAACACCGACAGCTGCCCGCAGAAGACCGCGCCGCCGCCCCCGGTCGACGACTCCGAGGTGCCGAAGCCGGGCAGTACGACACCCGCGGCGCTGCCGATCCCGGCCGCACCGGTCGGCGGAAAGGCGCTCGGCGGCTGCGGTCTCGTACTGCCGAGCGGCGCACCGACCGTGCCGGAGGGCATTTCGGCGACGGCGTGGATGGTGTCGGATCTGGATACCGGGAAGGTGCTGGCGGCCAAGGACCCACACGGGCGATACCGACCGGCCTCCACCATCAAGGTGCTACTGGCCGCCGTGGCACTGCGCACCCTGGACAAGAACAAGACGATCACCGGCACCCAGGACGACGCCAATGTGGACGGCACCCGGGTGGGCATCGGACCGGGTGGGAAGTACACCAACCTGCAACTGTTCCAGGCACTCATCATGGCGTCCGGAAACGATGCCGCACATGCCATCGCGGCCCAGCTCGGCGGTGACGAGGCCGCCGTGGCCAAGATGAACGATCTGGCGAAACGCCTGCAGGCCCTCGACACGCGCGCCGCGACGCCCTCCGGGCTGGACGGGCCGGGCCAGAGCACCTCGGCCTACGACCTGTCGGTGCTGTTCCGCGACGCCATGACCATTCCGCTGTTCGCACAGCTCATTCACACCGAGCAGGTGGATTTCCCGGGCTACCCGAAGGATCCGGCGATTCCCGGCGACGAGGACAAGCCCGGATACCCCATCGCCAATGACAATCACCTGCTCTTCAACTACGAGGGCGCGATCGGCGGCAAGACCGGGTTCACCGACGACGCCCGGCAGACCTTCGTGGCGGCGGCCGAACGCAATGGCCACCGGTTGGCGGTAACGCTGCTGAAGGCGGATGTGCGGCCGTTCCGACCGTGGGAGCAGGCGGCCAAACTGCTCGACTACGGGTTCGCACTACCGTCGAGCGCGAGCGTCGGAACACTGCCGGACAATACCGCGAAGCAGGCGAATTCAACTGTGGCGCTGGCCAGTCCGCCCGTCGACTCCGAGGACGATCAGGCCGCGCCCACCGACCGCGAGCACAAGTCGCTACGCGTCACCCTGATGGTGGGCGGCACGATTCTGGTGCTGGTTCTACTGGCTGGCGCCCGGCAGTTGAGCCGCCCGCGCCGGTGA
- a CDS encoding SAM-dependent methyltransferase — MSEPSAQVDQSKPSIARVYDYLLGGKDNYAADRAVGDYFINDLPGSVSIAFANRQALIRAVGEISAMGVRQFVDLGSGLPTADNVHQVAERYSADAHVVYVDNDPIVLAHGRALLATDAATTVIQADLRDPEGIRNHPEVQRLIDFEKPVAVIFSAILHHLNNDEGPDEVVRYWVDQVPSGSLFYISHFRSGHNEETRSAEEKLQATFGRGRWRNDEEILSLFGDLDVLAPGLVPCSLWRPSADAPDDTSRIGEESREISVWEELIAAALARKP; from the coding sequence ATGAGCGAACCGTCCGCGCAAGTCGATCAGAGCAAACCGAGCATCGCCCGCGTCTACGACTATCTGCTCGGCGGCAAGGACAACTACGCCGCCGACCGGGCCGTGGGCGACTACTTCATCAACGACCTGCCCGGCTCGGTGTCCATCGCATTCGCCAACCGGCAGGCGCTGATTCGCGCCGTCGGCGAGATATCCGCCATGGGCGTACGGCAATTCGTGGACCTCGGCAGCGGGCTGCCCACCGCCGACAATGTGCATCAGGTGGCCGAACGGTATTCGGCCGACGCGCACGTGGTGTACGTCGACAACGATCCGATCGTGCTGGCGCACGGGCGCGCCCTGCTGGCCACCGACGCCGCCACCACGGTCATCCAGGCCGACCTGCGGGATCCGGAGGGCATTCGGAATCATCCGGAAGTGCAGCGGCTCATCGATTTCGAGAAGCCGGTCGCGGTGATCTTCAGCGCCATCCTGCACCACCTCAACAATGACGAGGGGCCCGACGAGGTGGTGCGGTACTGGGTCGATCAGGTGCCGTCCGGAAGCCTGTTCTACATCTCGCATTTCCGTTCCGGGCACAATGAGGAGACGCGATCGGCGGAGGAGAAGCTGCAGGCCACGTTCGGGCGCGGGCGCTGGCGCAATGACGAGGAGATCCTGTCGCTGTTCGGGGATCTCGACGTGCTGGCGCCGGGGCTGGTGCCGTGCTCGCTGTGGCGGCCGTCGGCGGACGCGCCGGACGACACCAGCCGGATCGGTGAGGAGTCGCGGGAGATCTCGGTGTGGGAGGAGCTCATCGCGGCGGCATTGGCCCGGAAGCCATAG
- a CDS encoding exodeoxyribonuclease III, with protein MAAIISTINVNGVRAATGKTGKGMLEWLQVTEADIICLQETRATDEQTRAALASALDAGWFLAHAEPGAKGRAGVAILSRREPSAVRIGLGLEVDGNWVPSAEFAETGRYLEADFDDFTVASVYVHTGEADTPMQDQKYRFLDEVGARMTQQTRDFVICGDWNIGHTELDIKNWKGNIKNAGFLPQERAWIDSMIAAGYVDVVRELHPGVPGPYSWWSYRGRAYDTDAGWRIDYHLARGDIAGRAKQAVVERAETYALRWSDHAPVTVQYR; from the coding sequence GTGGCAGCGATCATCTCAACGATCAACGTAAACGGAGTCCGTGCGGCGACCGGGAAGACGGGTAAGGGGATGCTCGAGTGGCTGCAGGTCACCGAGGCCGACATCATCTGCCTGCAGGAGACCCGCGCGACCGACGAGCAAACCAGAGCCGCGCTGGCCTCCGCGCTGGATGCCGGATGGTTCCTGGCGCACGCCGAACCCGGCGCCAAGGGGCGTGCGGGCGTGGCCATCCTGTCGCGGCGCGAACCGTCGGCCGTGCGGATCGGCCTAGGACTGGAGGTGGACGGAAACTGGGTTCCCAGTGCGGAATTCGCCGAAACCGGCCGCTACCTCGAGGCCGACTTCGACGACTTCACCGTGGCCAGCGTCTACGTCCACACCGGTGAAGCCGACACGCCCATGCAGGATCAGAAGTACCGCTTCCTCGACGAGGTCGGGGCGCGGATGACCCAGCAGACCCGCGACTTCGTCATCTGTGGCGACTGGAATATCGGCCACACCGAACTCGACATCAAGAACTGGAAGGGCAATATCAAGAACGCGGGCTTCCTCCCGCAGGAGCGCGCCTGGATCGACTCCATGATCGCCGCCGGTTACGTGGACGTGGTTCGTGAACTGCATCCCGGCGTGCCCGGCCCGTACAGCTGGTGGTCCTATCGCGGCCGCGCCTACGACACCGACGCCGGCTGGCGCATCGACTACCACCTGGCGCGCGGCGATATCGCGGGCCGGGCCAAGCAGGCGGTGGTGGAGCGCGCCGAGACCTACGCGCTGCGCTGGTCCGACCACGCGCCCGTGACGGTCCAGTACCGGTGA
- a CDS encoding ester cyclase, whose protein sequence is MTVEATEPVETPEAPLHLQGREAVIAAAAPEDWREGAPDYHLSHTVLPQQRTTQHAPDSLEHIVEELVKVFEMEVSHKHDPAKWVSLVAEHYRGRVNGGPWQDAEEFARIGSYNILIGENPYYDVAKETFESSHHIFHTAFPGGFFWEVLEVLSGPPTVTFKWRHWGKYDGEYNGHQPTGETIEMTGITIAKVSEDLRIVELEHFYDNNKLLGPLAHGCPVTGKTAE, encoded by the coding sequence ATGACCGTTGAAGCAACAGAACCCGTCGAGACTCCCGAAGCGCCGCTCCATCTCCAGGGGCGTGAGGCCGTAATCGCCGCTGCCGCACCGGAAGACTGGCGCGAAGGTGCTCCCGACTACCACCTGAGCCACACCGTGCTGCCGCAGCAGCGCACCACGCAGCACGCCCCGGATTCCCTGGAGCACATCGTCGAAGAGCTCGTGAAGGTCTTCGAGATGGAGGTTTCGCACAAGCACGATCCCGCCAAGTGGGTCTCGCTGGTGGCCGAGCACTACCGCGGCCGCGTCAACGGCGGCCCGTGGCAGGACGCCGAGGAGTTCGCGCGCATCGGGTCCTACAACATCCTGATCGGCGAGAACCCCTACTACGACGTGGCCAAGGAGACCTTCGAGTCCTCGCACCACATCTTCCACACCGCCTTCCCGGGCGGCTTCTTCTGGGAGGTCCTCGAGGTCCTCTCCGGCCCGCCGACCGTCACCTTCAAGTGGCGGCACTGGGGCAAGTACGACGGTGAGTACAACGGCCACCAGCCGACCGGCGAGACCATCGAGATGACCGGCATCACCATCGCCAAGGTCTCCGAGGATCTGCGCATCGTCGAACTCGAGCACTTCTACGACAACAACAAGCTGCTCGGCCCGCTGGCGCACGGCTGCCCCGTGACCGGCAAGACGGCGGAATAA
- a CDS encoding alpha/beta fold hydrolase has protein sequence MTSGTTAPNAPLAPMKALHMGSGDPLLLLHGFMMSPHCWEGVAQRMAGQCEVFAPAFTGHWGGPDFSGWYLDINALADRVENQLDELGWRTCHIAGNSLGGWVGFELARRGRARTLTAIASAGGWQTPSVLQIRVGVKFLSLVPVVEIGKRLPEALIYSAPVRQAVALLLSKNTAAASRRGIEAAITSALHCPAMLPMLAGGLRGPGLADLAEVKTPVRLLMCENDRIIPNRLYARRFLQELPDTADRILVHDVGHVPMLEAPDRIATLIAEHVYASRTRLRAV, from the coding sequence ATGACGTCCGGCACCACCGCGCCCAACGCCCCGCTCGCGCCGATGAAGGCCTTGCACATGGGATCCGGCGATCCCCTGCTGCTGCTCCACGGTTTCATGATGTCCCCGCACTGCTGGGAGGGCGTCGCGCAGCGCATGGCCGGCCAGTGCGAAGTGTTCGCGCCCGCCTTCACCGGACATTGGGGCGGGCCCGATTTCAGCGGCTGGTACCTCGATATCAATGCTCTCGCCGACCGCGTGGAGAACCAGCTCGACGAACTGGGTTGGCGCACCTGCCATATCGCGGGGAATTCGCTGGGCGGCTGGGTCGGCTTCGAACTGGCTCGCCGCGGGCGCGCCCGCACACTCACCGCCATCGCTTCGGCAGGCGGCTGGCAAACCCCGTCGGTGCTGCAGATTCGAGTGGGGGTCAAGTTCCTGTCGCTGGTTCCGGTGGTGGAGATCGGCAAGCGGCTGCCCGAGGCCCTGATCTACAGCGCGCCGGTGCGGCAGGCGGTGGCATTGCTGCTCAGCAAGAACACCGCCGCGGCGTCCAGACGCGGTATCGAGGCGGCGATCACGTCGGCGCTGCACTGCCCGGCCATGCTGCCCATGCTCGCGGGCGGCTTGCGCGGCCCCGGACTCGCCGATCTGGCGGAGGTGAAGACCCCGGTCCGCCTGCTCATGTGCGAGAACGACCGGATCATTCCGAATCGGCTGTACGCCAGGCGTTTCCTGCAGGAACTGCCCGACACCGCGGACCGCATTCTGGTGCACGATGTGGGCCACGTGCCCATGCTGGAGGCGCCGGACCGGATCGCCACGCTCATCGCCGAGCACGTCTACGCCAGCCGGACCCGTTTGCGCGCGGTCTGA
- a CDS encoding ribonuclease domain-containing protein, protein MKITPRVRAWLLLGAAVAMLVVAVLVSRGGGDTAKDTTSTRAAATSTAAVATTVPKPGTPNPDNPGRADQSTTAAPSRAPGVPDRAYATLAEIDAGRWPDSAGAPGTQGGETWNNRERRLPSTDSAGKRITYQEWDVNPKKRGQTRDAERIVTGSDGTAWYTADHYKTFTRMR, encoded by the coding sequence GTGAAAATCACTCCGCGGGTACGCGCTTGGCTCCTGCTCGGAGCCGCCGTGGCCATGCTCGTCGTCGCCGTGCTGGTTTCGCGCGGCGGCGGCGACACCGCCAAGGACACCACTTCGACGCGCGCGGCGGCCACCTCCACGGCCGCCGTCGCGACCACCGTGCCCAAACCCGGCACCCCCAACCCCGACAATCCCGGCCGCGCAGACCAATCCACCACGGCCGCCCCGTCCCGCGCTCCCGGCGTCCCCGACCGCGCCTACGCCACCCTCGCCGAAATCGACGCGGGCCGCTGGCCGGACTCCGCCGGCGCGCCCGGCACCCAGGGCGGCGAAACCTGGAACAACCGCGAACGCCGCCTCCCGTCCACCGACTCCGCGGGCAAACGCATCACCTACCAGGAATGGGACGTCAACCCGAAGAAGCGCGGCCAAACCCGCGACGCCGAGCGCATAGTCACCGGCAGCGACGGCACCGCCTGGTACACCGCCGACCACTACAAAACCTTCACGAGGATGCGCTGA
- a CDS encoding oxygenase MpaB family protein, giving the protein MPAPKATEPGYFSDDSMIRRVMSKRAVGLTYGQRALVIGAVHPLLYVGTAENSEHRATPYTRLALTGKLFEAVSLGSKDEADRARAFTRKKHVRVSGALPEDAGQHHPAGTRYSALDPHLMYMTMAFTFDSAEVMHDLLVRKLSATEREALYLDYVRWGELFGMPRSAAPATYADFRRDFDGYLASDELFLTDEARLVGSYLMGQRVAYPLPMPLQQAMGSFSLLVQGTLPTRIREMYEVKWGIREEIAFRGLAQAVRTAHLSPPLVPKLLRGPLSGPSYPLYRLATQREKQLVNSGRPAMPGVDTRNWTDRNSA; this is encoded by the coding sequence ATGCCTGCACCGAAGGCCACAGAGCCCGGGTACTTTTCCGACGATTCGATGATCCGGCGAGTCATGAGCAAGCGGGCGGTGGGACTCACCTACGGCCAGCGGGCGCTCGTGATCGGGGCGGTGCATCCGCTGCTCTACGTCGGCACGGCCGAGAACTCCGAGCATCGGGCGACGCCGTACACGCGGCTCGCGCTCACCGGGAAGCTGTTCGAGGCGGTGTCACTGGGCAGCAAGGACGAGGCGGATCGGGCGCGGGCCTTCACGCGCAAGAAGCATGTGCGGGTCAGCGGTGCGCTGCCCGAGGATGCGGGGCAACACCACCCGGCCGGGACGCGGTACTCGGCGCTGGACCCGCATCTCATGTACATGACCATGGCGTTCACCTTCGACTCCGCCGAAGTCATGCACGACCTGCTGGTCCGGAAACTCAGCGCCACGGAACGTGAAGCGCTGTACCTGGATTACGTGCGCTGGGGTGAGCTGTTCGGCATGCCGCGCTCGGCCGCGCCCGCCACCTACGCGGACTTCCGCCGGGACTTCGACGGCTACCTCGCCTCCGACGAACTCTTCCTCACCGACGAAGCCAGACTGGTCGGCTCGTACCTCATGGGCCAGCGCGTCGCCTACCCCCTGCCCATGCCACTCCAGCAGGCCATGGGCAGCTTCTCCCTGCTCGTGCAGGGCACGCTGCCGACCCGCATCCGCGAGATGTACGAGGTGAAGTGGGGCATCCGAGAGGAGATCGCCTTCCGCGGCCTGGCCCAGGCGGTCCGCACCGCGCACCTCTCCCCGCCGCTGGTCCCCAAATTGCTGCGCGGCCCCCTGTCCGGCCCCAGCTACCCGCTGTATCGCCTGGCCACCCAGCGCGAAAAGCAGCTCGTGAACTCCGGCCGCCCCGCCATGCCCGGCGTCGACACCCGCAATTGGACGGACCGGAATTCGGCCTGA
- a CDS encoding barstar family protein: protein MPMPLSQFLSPLANSRAAVDKPAPVLGMLPIGAAEFSSVRGRIPSAYISRELRARKMRTVEGVYDEFAAAFQFPYYFGENKDAFDECLRDLDEFVGPAKGYVAVIRNAALLLADQPAERPWFAEAMTDCATRWSKSDVLFRVVLQDAAPAALAATTLSLDPDET from the coding sequence ATGCCGATGCCGCTCTCGCAGTTCCTCTCACCCCTCGCCAATTCCCGTGCGGCAGTGGACAAACCCGCCCCGGTGCTCGGCATGCTCCCCATCGGCGCGGCCGAATTCTCCAGCGTCCGAGGCCGCATCCCCTCCGCCTACATCTCGCGAGAACTCCGCGCCCGCAAGATGCGCACCGTCGAAGGCGTCTACGACGAGTTCGCCGCCGCCTTCCAATTCCCCTACTACTTCGGCGAAAACAAGGACGCATTCGACGAATGCCTCCGCGACCTGGACGAATTCGTAGGCCCCGCAAAGGGATACGTAGCCGTCATCCGCAACGCCGCCCTCCTCCTGGCCGACCAACCCGCCGAACGCCCCTGGTTCGCCGAAGCCATGACCGACTGCGCCACCCGCTGGTCGAAATCCGACGTCCTGTTCCGCGTCGTCCTCCAGGACGCCGCCCCGGCCGCCCTCGCGGCGACCACACTGAGCCTCGACCCCGACGAGACCTGA
- the trpS gene encoding tryptophan--tRNA ligase, whose protein sequence is MSSPAPAERKQRVLSGIQPTSDSFHLGNYLGAVQYWAGLQDDYDAFYFIPDLHAITVPQDPKQLRHRTKVSAAQLLAVGVDPKKSTLFVQSQVPEHAELTWVLNCITGFGEASRMTQFKDKSVKQGAENATVGLFTYPVLMAADILLYRPQLVPVGEDQRQHLELTRNLAQRFNTRYKKTFVVPEAHIVTGTAKIYDLQDPTSKMSKSAASDAGLINLLDDPKISAKKIRSAVTDTEREIRYDPEAKPGVSNLLVILSSITGTPIVTLEQDYQGKGYGDLKADTADALIEFVTPLRAKVEEYMADQGELDRILAAGAERAREIAGKTLAQVYDRVGFLAR, encoded by the coding sequence ATGTCTAGCCCTGCCCCAGCCGAGCGCAAGCAGCGGGTCCTCTCCGGGATCCAGCCGACCAGCGATTCGTTCCACCTCGGGAACTACCTTGGCGCGGTGCAGTATTGGGCGGGTTTGCAGGACGACTACGACGCCTTCTACTTCATCCCCGACCTGCACGCCATCACCGTGCCGCAGGACCCCAAACAGCTGCGCCACCGCACCAAGGTGTCGGCCGCCCAGCTGCTGGCCGTCGGCGTCGATCCGAAGAAGTCGACGCTGTTCGTGCAGTCGCAGGTGCCCGAGCATGCCGAGCTGACCTGGGTGCTGAACTGCATCACCGGCTTCGGTGAGGCCAGCCGCATGACCCAGTTCAAGGACAAGTCGGTCAAGCAGGGCGCGGAGAACGCGACCGTCGGCCTGTTCACCTACCCGGTGCTCATGGCCGCCGACATCCTGCTCTACCGCCCGCAGCTGGTGCCGGTCGGCGAGGATCAGCGGCAGCATCTGGAGCTGACCCGAAATCTGGCGCAGCGCTTCAACACTCGCTACAAGAAGACCTTCGTGGTGCCCGAGGCGCACATTGTCACCGGCACCGCCAAGATCTACGACCTGCAGGATCCGACCTCGAAGATGAGCAAGTCGGCGGCCTCGGACGCCGGCCTGATCAACCTGCTCGACGACCCGAAGATCTCGGCCAAGAAGATCCGCTCGGCCGTCACCGACACCGAGCGCGAGATCCGCTACGACCCGGAGGCCAAGCCGGGCGTTTCCAATCTGCTGGTCATCCTGAGCTCGATCACCGGCACCCCGATCGTCACCCTGGAGCAGGACTACCAGGGCAAGGGCTACGGCGATCTCAAGGCCGACACCGCCGACGCGCTGATCGAATTTGTCACGCCTTTGCGCGCGAAGGTGGAAGAGTACATGGCCGACCAGGGCGAACTCGACCGCATCCTCGCCGCCGGCGCGGAGCGGGCGCGGGAGATCGCCGGCAAGACTCTCGCGCAGGTGTACGACCGGGTGGGCTTCCTGGCTCGCTGA
- a CDS encoding TetR/AcrR family transcriptional regulator produces the protein MTGQRTYGGVSAEERRAQRRTALLDAALEILGTQGIDKLTVAALCTGAGLNERYYYENFDSRDAVLSALFDTLGEELAAALISAVHTAPTDPRAKAHAAITAGIDVLTADPRKARVALLVSSATPELRTRTMQTIRAFANLVAAEGIDFYGITDSTPSPTITFRATYLVGGLVQTLTSWLQGDLPMTREELIDHTTDVFVLLGEDLAERLRT, from the coding sequence GTGACCGGTCAGCGGACCTACGGCGGCGTCTCAGCGGAAGAGCGCCGCGCCCAACGCCGAACCGCCCTCCTCGACGCCGCCTTGGAAATCCTCGGCACCCAGGGCATCGACAAACTCACCGTCGCCGCCCTCTGCACCGGCGCCGGCCTCAACGAGCGCTACTACTACGAGAACTTCGACAGCCGCGACGCCGTCCTGTCCGCCCTCTTCGACACCCTCGGCGAAGAACTGGCCGCCGCCCTGATCAGTGCCGTCCACACCGCCCCCACCGACCCCCGCGCCAAGGCCCACGCCGCCATCACCGCCGGCATCGATGTCCTCACCGCCGACCCCCGCAAGGCCCGCGTGGCCCTCCTGGTCAGCTCCGCCACCCCCGAACTCCGCACCCGCACAATGCAAACCATCCGAGCCTTCGCCAACCTCGTTGCGGCCGAAGGCATCGACTTCTACGGCATCACCGACTCCACCCCCTCCCCCACCATCACCTTCCGCGCCACCTACCTCGTCGGCGGCCTGGTCCAAACCCTCACCTCCTGGCTCCAAGGCGACCTGCCCATGACCCGCGAAGAGCTGATCGACCACACCACAGACGTTTTCGTCCTGCTCGGCGAGGACCTCGCGGAACGTCTGCGCACATAA
- a CDS encoding MFS transporter, with the protein MKEQGVRRWLALGALSVAMLTIGLDVTVLTVALPTLAVDLNADTAALQWFSSAYTLALAALMLPAGALGDRYGRKKILLAALLLFGAASLACAFAVNTGQLIAARTVLGVAAAAMMPLSMAVLPGLFPEPVERQRALTIWITSTAIGLPLGPILGGWLLQHFWWGSVFLINVPMVIIGATAVALLVPESRSEKLFRVDLPGALLSSLGMLGVTYGFIRCGQEGWGDGLAWGAIAAGVAVLGVFLLWQRRAAQPLIDLGLFASSGFRWGTVYLVLVNFALFGMFFTMPQYFQSVLGADTLGSGLRLLPLIGGLVVGSRIVDKLLPKAGMRIVLTLGFGLLTAGLAVTALLTADTGYGLAAAAITLLGVGMGLVMPASMGLATGDLSAERAGSGSALLQALRQAAGTIGVAVLGTVLSTRYRSSLGELDREPISDGVNAGVGVAHRTGDQGLLAHVQTAFMDGMSVMMWVCAAICLIAAILAAVFTRPQARPFRAEPDAAQSVHVG; encoded by the coding sequence ATGAAAGAACAAGGCGTACGCCGCTGGCTCGCGCTCGGCGCGCTGTCGGTGGCCATGCTGACCATCGGCCTCGACGTCACCGTGCTGACCGTCGCCCTGCCCACCCTCGCCGTCGACCTGAACGCCGACACCGCCGCGCTGCAGTGGTTCAGCAGCGCCTACACCCTCGCCCTGGCCGCGCTCATGCTCCCGGCCGGCGCGCTGGGTGACCGCTACGGGCGCAAGAAGATCCTGCTGGCCGCCCTGCTGCTGTTCGGCGCGGCCTCGCTCGCCTGCGCCTTCGCGGTGAACACCGGCCAGCTCATCGCCGCGCGCACCGTGCTCGGCGTCGCGGCGGCGGCCATGATGCCGCTGTCCATGGCGGTGCTGCCCGGACTGTTCCCCGAACCCGTGGAACGGCAACGCGCACTGACCATTTGGATCACCTCCACCGCCATCGGGCTGCCGCTCGGGCCCATCCTCGGCGGGTGGCTGCTGCAGCACTTCTGGTGGGGATCGGTGTTCCTGATCAATGTCCCCATGGTGATCATCGGCGCGACCGCGGTGGCGCTGCTGGTGCCGGAATCACGCAGCGAGAAGCTGTTCCGCGTCGACCTGCCCGGTGCGCTGCTGTCCTCGCTCGGAATGCTCGGCGTCACTTACGGATTCATCCGCTGCGGGCAGGAGGGCTGGGGTGACGGGCTCGCCTGGGGAGCCATTGCCGCCGGAGTCGCGGTGCTCGGCGTCTTCCTGCTGTGGCAGCGGCGGGCAGCGCAGCCGCTCATCGACCTCGGACTGTTCGCATCGAGCGGATTCCGCTGGGGCACCGTCTACCTCGTGCTGGTGAACTTCGCGCTGTTCGGCATGTTCTTCACCATGCCGCAGTACTTCCAGTCGGTGCTGGGCGCGGACACGCTCGGTTCCGGGCTGCGGCTGCTGCCGCTCATCGGCGGGCTCGTGGTCGGCAGCCGGATCGTGGACAAATTGCTGCCCAAGGCGGGCATGCGGATCGTGCTCACGCTCGGATTTGGTTTGCTCACAGCCGGACTCGCCGTGACGGCGCTGCTCACCGCGGACACCGGCTACGGGCTCGCGGCCGCCGCCATCACGCTGCTGGGCGTGGGGATGGGGCTGGTCATGCCGGCTTCGATGGGTCTGGCCACCGGCGATCTCTCGGCCGAACGCGCGGGGTCCGGATCGGCGCTGCTGCAGGCCCTGCGGCAGGCGGCCGGGACCATCGGGGTGGCCGTGCTCGGGACCGTGCTGTCCACGCGGTACCGGTCGAGCCTGGGGGAACTGGATCGGGAGCCGATCTCCGACGGCGTCAATGCCGGGGTCGGGGTGGCGCACCGGACCGGTGATCAGGGCCTGCTCGCCCACGTGCAAACCGCCTTCATGGACGGCATGAGCGTCATGATGTGGGTGTGCGCGGCCATCTGCCTGATCGCCGCGATCCTCGCCGCCGTGTTCACCCGCCCGCAGGCGCGGCCGTTCCGAGCGGAACCCGATGCTGCACAATCGGTTCATGTCGGCTGA
- the yhjD gene encoding inner membrane protein YhjD, with the protein MFDGVRKRIESEIQRRHWLDHLVRAAGRYQRQRGDYYAAGITYFTVLALFPLLMVGFAVAGFVLSRDPELLTKIQDEIIKNVPGAAGEQLNQLIHEAVESRTSVGVIGLLTGAYAGLGWIANLRAALTEQWEQRFEPRNWVLTKLSDLLALIGLFLAIGVSIGLTVLASSGLISALLRKLDIAENGWITLGLTLVSLALAILANWAVLTYIIARMPRHPVTLRSAAKAAFVAAIIFEAFKQLASLILKSVTNGPAGVAFGPIIGLMVFSYITARIILFATAWAATATENEVPEDIPAPAPAIIEPRVMGPGLSASAGAALFGAGAFAGALVSAFRKR; encoded by the coding sequence GTGTTCGACGGGGTCCGCAAGCGCATCGAGAGCGAGATCCAGCGGCGGCATTGGCTGGATCATCTGGTGCGTGCCGCCGGGCGCTACCAGCGTCAGCGCGGTGACTACTACGCCGCGGGCATTACGTACTTCACGGTGCTGGCGCTGTTCCCGTTGCTGATGGTGGGTTTCGCGGTGGCCGGTTTCGTGCTGTCGCGAGATCCGGAGCTGCTCACCAAGATTCAGGACGAGATCATCAAGAATGTTCCCGGTGCGGCGGGGGAGCAGCTCAATCAGCTCATTCACGAGGCGGTCGAATCGCGCACCAGCGTCGGCGTGATCGGTCTGCTGACGGGTGCGTACGCCGGGCTCGGGTGGATCGCGAATCTGCGGGCCGCGCTCACCGAACAGTGGGAGCAGCGGTTCGAGCCCCGCAACTGGGTGCTCACCAAGCTGTCGGATCTGCTGGCGTTGATCGGGCTGTTCCTGGCCATCGGGGTGTCGATCGGGTTGACGGTGCTGGCCTCCAGCGGGCTCATCAGCGCGCTGCTGCGCAAGCTGGACATCGCGGAGAACGGCTGGATCACACTGGGTCTCACGCTCGTTTCGCTGGCCCTGGCGATCCTCGCGAACTGGGCGGTGCTGACCTACATCATCGCCCGCATGCCCCGGCATCCGGTGACCCTGCGCAGTGCGGCCAAGGCGGCGTTCGTCGCGGCCATCATCTTCGAAGCGTTCAAACAGCTCGCGTCGCTGATTCTGAAGTCGGTGACGAACGGCCCGGCAGGAGTGGCATTCGGGCCGATCATCGGGTTGATGGTGTTCAGCTACATCACCGCGCGGATCATTCTGTTCGCCACCGCCTGGGCGGCCACGGCGACGGAAAACGAAGTGCCGGAGGATATTCCGGCACCCGCACCGGCCATTATCGAGCCCCGGGTGATGGGCCCGGGACTCTCGGCCAGTGCGGGTGCGGCCTTGTTCGGCGCGGGAGCCTTTGCGGGAGCGCTGGTTTCGGCCTTCCGTAAACGGTGA